Below is a window of Deinococcus multiflagellatus DNA.
CCGAATTTCATGACCAGAAGCTCGTAACCCATGCGCAGAGTATGCCGCGTGCCTGGGGCAGCGGGTGGAGCGGCGTCTGGGCAGCGCGGCGCGAAGGGCCTGGGGGGTGAGCCGTGCGTGGGCGATCTGGAGGTGCGGCTGGACCTCCCTCTTCGGGCATGGGGTCGGGGACGATGAGACCCGCGCGTCACGGTTCCCAGAGCTGTGTTCAACACTCCTGGGGCTGACACACCGGGGGAAAGCAGTGTGTTAGGGTGCCGGCCGTGCCGCGCGTCCTGATTCTGTGTACCCACAATTCTGCCCGGTCCCAGATGGCCGAGGCCCTGGTCCGCGCCGCCGCCGCGCGCTGGGGGCTGACCCTGGAGGTGCATTCGGCGGGCACCGAGGCCACGCGCGTGAAACCGGAAGCGGCCGTGGTGCTGGCCGAGCTGGGCCTGGATGTCTCGGGCCACACCAGCAAGACGCTGCGGGACGTGCCGGACGCCCAGCGCTTTGATTACGTGGTAACGGTGTGCGACAGCGCGGCGGCCGGGTGCCCGGTGTATCCGGGGCAGACCGAGCGGCGGCACTATCCGTTTATGGACCCCAGCGGCGGGAGCCTCGCCCGCTGGCGGGCCGTGCGCGACCAGCTGGGGCTGCAGTTCGAGGCGTTTGTGCAGGCCCTGCACGCAGGGCAGGCGGCGCCGCCCAGCTACGTGGACAGCCCCGCCGTGCCGGTGGCCTGAGGTGGCGCGGTCCCTGGCCCACGCGGCGGTGGCCGAGGGAGTGGGCACCTTTGCCCTGGTCGTGCTAGGGCCCGGGGCCGCCGTGGTGCAGGCGCAGACGGGCGTGCTGGGGCCCCTGGGGGTGCCGCTGGTCTTCGGCCTGACCGTGGTGGGGGTGCTGACCACGCTGGGGCCGGTCAGCGGCGCGCACATCAACCCGGCGGCCACCCTGGCCCTGACGCTGGCAGGGCGCTTTCCCTGGGCGTGGGTGGCCCCGTATGTGGCGGCGCAGCTGACGGGGGCGGTGCTGGGCGCCCTGGCGCTGCTGGCCCTGCTGGGCCGCGTGGGCGACCTGGGGGTGACGGTGCCGGCGGGGCACGCGGGGCCGTCGTTTGCGCTGGAACTGGGGCTGAGCTTCTGCCTGCTGCTGGCGGCGCTGCGTTCGGGGCGGCCCTGGGTGGTGGGCGGGGTGGTGGCCCTGGCGGCGGCACTCGGGGGACCGGTCAGTGGGGCCAGCATGAACCCAGCGCGCTCGTTCGGGCCGGCGCTGGTAAGCGGTATCTGGACCGCTCACTGGCTGTACTGGGCGGCGCCCGCGCTGGGGGCGGTGCTGGCAGCGGGGGTACACCGGGGGCTGGAGCACCGGGCGGCCCTTGCTGGCCCGGCGGTGGTGGACCGTGGCGCTGCCGGCTGAGGGGCTGGGCCCTGGGGCACCGGAGCAGCCCAGGGGCACCTTTCTGGAGGTGCTGCTGGTCTTTGGGCGGCTGGGCCTGACCAGTTTTGGCGGGCCGGTGGCGCACCTGGGGTACTTCCGCGAGGAGTTCGTGCGCCGCCGCCGCTGGCTGGACGAGGGCAGCTACGCCGAACTGGTGGCGCTGTGCCAGTTTTTGCCGGGGCCGGCCAGCAGTCAGGTGGGCATGGCCCTGGGGATTCAGCGCGCGGGGCTGCCGGGGGCGCTGGCGGCGTGGCTGGGGTTTACGCTGCCCAGCGCGGCGCTGCTGGCGCTGTTTGCGCTGGGGGTGCGCGCGGCGGGTGACCTGGGGGGCGCGGGTTGGCTGCACGGCCTGAAGCTGGTGGCGGTGGCGGTGGTGGCGCAGGCGGTGCTGGGCATGGCGCGCAGCCTCACGCCCGACCGGCCCCGGGCTCTGCTGGCGCTGGGGACCGCCGCCGTGACGCTGCTGGCCCCCTGGACCCTGACACCCGTGCTGCTGATGGGCGCCGCTGGGCTGATCGGGTGGCGGTTTCTGAACCGGGGGGCCCGGGAGGACCCGACTACAGGGATGGCGTGGCCGTCTACCCTGCCTCGGCGGGTGGGGACGGCCTGCCTGGGGCTCTTTGGGGCGCTGCTGCTGGGCCTGCCCCTGCTGCGAGAGGTGGTGGGCGGTCCGGTGCTGGGCATGCTGGACAGCTTTTACCGCGCGGGCGCGCTGGTGTTTGGGGGCGGCCATGTGGTGCTGCCCCTGCTGGAAGCCGAGGTCGTGTCGCCCGGCTGGGTGACGCCCGACGCCTTTCTGGCCGGCTACGGGGCCGCGCAGGCGGTGCCGGGGCCGCTGTTTACCTTCAGCGCGTACCTGGGCGCGGTGGCGAATGTGGGGCTGTCGCCGCTGGTGGCGGCGGGGCTGGCGCTGGGGGCCATCTTTCTGCCGGCCTTCCTGCTGGTGGCGGGCGCCCTGCCGTTCTGGGGCCGCTGGCGCACGTGCCCAGGGGCGCAGGCGGCGCTGCAGGGGGTGAATGCGGCGGTGGTGGGGGTGCTGCTTTCGGCGCTCTACACGCCAGTATTCACGGCGGCGGTGGGCTCGCCGCTGGACTTCGCCGTGGTGCTGGTGGCCTTTGCGGCGCTGGAACATGGCCGGCTGCCCCCGTGGCTGGTGGTGGGGCTGGGGGCGCTGGTGGGGTGGAGGCTGTAGAAGCGGGTACGGGAGCGCTGTGCACCGTCATCGTGGTATCCAGAGGATTTCCATCAACAGCTCTGGGGCGAACAAAGTGCGCGACAGCAACATGGACGACGTTGAGGGGTGCTGTTGACCCAAAGTAGAAAGAGCCGCCAC
It encodes the following:
- a CDS encoding MIP/aquaporin family protein, which codes for MARSLAHAAVAEGVGTFALVVLGPGAAVVQAQTGVLGPLGVPLVFGLTVVGVLTTLGPVSGAHINPAATLALTLAGRFPWAWVAPYVAAQLTGAVLGALALLALLGRVGDLGVTVPAGHAGPSFALELGLSFCLLLAALRSGRPWVVGGVVALAAALGGPVSGASMNPARSFGPALVSGIWTAHWLYWAAPALGAVLAAGVHRGLEHRAALAGPAVVDRGAAG
- a CDS encoding arsenate reductase ArsC gives rise to the protein MPRVLILCTHNSARSQMAEALVRAAAARWGLTLEVHSAGTEATRVKPEAAVVLAELGLDVSGHTSKTLRDVPDAQRFDYVVTVCDSAAAGCPVYPGQTERRHYPFMDPSGGSLARWRAVRDQLGLQFEAFVQALHAGQAAPPSYVDSPAVPVA
- the chrA gene encoding chromate efflux transporter, coding for MALPAEGLGPGAPEQPRGTFLEVLLVFGRLGLTSFGGPVAHLGYFREEFVRRRRWLDEGSYAELVALCQFLPGPASSQVGMALGIQRAGLPGALAAWLGFTLPSAALLALFALGVRAAGDLGGAGWLHGLKLVAVAVVAQAVLGMARSLTPDRPRALLALGTAAVTLLAPWTLTPVLLMGAAGLIGWRFLNRGAREDPTTGMAWPSTLPRRVGTACLGLFGALLLGLPLLREVVGGPVLGMLDSFYRAGALVFGGGHVVLPLLEAEVVSPGWVTPDAFLAGYGAAQAVPGPLFTFSAYLGAVANVGLSPLVAAGLALGAIFLPAFLLVAGALPFWGRWRTCPGAQAALQGVNAAVVGVLLSALYTPVFTAAVGSPLDFAVVLVAFAALEHGRLPPWLVVGLGALVGWRL